The Sabethes cyaneus chromosome 3, idSabCyanKW18_F2, whole genome shotgun sequence DNA window caacaagttagggtgctcattatgcccctaatacccCTACATCAAAGAGACATGGAACAGAATCAGTAAATTGAAACCATCTCCACTATCTAGTCTAATGGCAGAAAGTGAAGCAAACAGCTCTCAAGTTGATGATGTTATTACTGAACTTTTTGGTGGGACTTTATCAAAAACGGATAATGATAATGAATCATCTTTTGTTCAACAGTTAAAGGCACTAGATGCTGAACCACGGCAAAGTCATACAAGTGATATATTTCAACATTGGTTGAAACGAAGAGAAAGCCACCCGGAATTGTTTGAAGTAGCCATGGTTGTGTTGGCGACTCCATCAAATCAGGTGTCCGTGGAACGAGCATTTAGCGCCCTCGCTTTAGTGTTGTCACCGCACAGAACTGGCTTGGGTCAAGACACATTAGAaaacattttattaattaaattaaatagagATATCTTCCAGAAGATACCATCATACGAATGGATGGACTTAAAGGAATAGATGTAATTcctttaaataatttttaaatattttatagtagTAAATATATATAATATAGAAATCGTAAAACATCTTTTTATTTGCATTACCCTGTCTCTCTTCTCGAATGTTTTTCATATTCAGTTATTTGCACTGACGTTTCCAAACTTAAATTGAAGGGAGATAACAACCTTTCAAAGCATCAGCTCGATTCTACATTCTGATCAGATATCGTATTGTGATGCTTAAACACATGTCAATAAAAACAGAATAAGAATAAGGGTTTGATAAAAATGTAGAATCGAGACGATCCTTTAGAAAGTTCGGTAATCGTAGGGCATATTATGTCCTTGAAAAACTAGATGATAGTATGATGAGACGCCGGCTTCTAagcattaaaattaatttctcgCAAACATACCGGAAGATTAGTTTTGATACTCCGTACGTATATCATcagaaattaaatttttgtgTATATATGGGGCACGTGCTTTGAAATACCCTAGCCTTGTTACGTTAGTGGCATTTGACGACAACGCTCCTTCAAATATTATTTCTAGCTGCCATTCCGACAGTACCTACTAGTAGAGAAAAACaatttactggtataaatactTTATTATAATactttattgaaaaataaaatgcaaaataaggaCAATTTAACGAATATTAGCGCGTTTTGACGGCTAGCATCATATGAAAGTTctaaataaaattattcgttCAAATTCGTTaactaattttatttaactaataatatttaatatttaaccTGCTAAACCACCCCAATCCCATAACTACTGTCTATAAATGTTGCAAAAGTTTCATCATTCCGCAAAAACATTAAAAGGCATTTGAATTTGCATATTTTCTAGGGGATAATGCCATTCCACACAATAACatttattgaattgattttcactgctcaaacatGAATATCAGTTTTGTTACTATATCACTGCCTGCTGATATTGAATATTCTCTTACAAGAAACTCGTGCTTGGTATATATATGTTATTTCGAATGTTTGCTGTGATAATAAACTTGAATATAAGGTAGGCTGATAATCCATAAGCTTGAACATTGAGTTCATGAATATTTGCAGCACTGAGTGtggcaatacaatatggcgtaccaagcaaaattgatcttattgcttgtcaaaccgcaataaattagCAACTTCTCGAAAACAACCGGTGCCTACGGCTGCActtggtggcctgacaactggatatccaatgagaaactctatcgtcgatgtcatcaacggccgatagcaacagaaattcgtgaacgtaggtggaagtagtTCGGTcacttgaggaaaggagcgaacgagatctgcagagaagcactcgagtAGAATCCGCAagaacagcgtagaagaggcagacccagaggctcatggcgacgcatcttagccaacgacatccaggctgtagacgagaacctgtcctgggtCCTGGCGACAAGCAAAagctatggcgggtaaccgtcaacagatctctgatttcatccctttgttctgccagaccggcggacatggacacataataTAACAATTGTACCATTAAAGTACTATTGAtccattctttccaaatattattatcattttttgtttttgagaaatcgccagTGTCTGGGCATAGAGGCCAGTCCGGtcatacaggacttccccctatcaatcggttttcctgtcacaggaagcaattaGAATGATTTAGCTAGAAATTGCGATTGGCCAACTGAATATACAGCAGTTTCCCAAATGGGTGGCGATgggtggtggtgtacgcccacggcgatttcttagttgttCATTAATGAATAAAGTcaatttttggtacattgttagtaccTGGTATAACCTAGTCATCTACCATCAATcagctttattggttaatggacagctgagatatcgcgatgggcgtacagcataACCCATCGCCTTATTGGAGGTATTTCTGTACttattgattttatccacctattgtATCAATATTGTATAATATTGTATAATGTATATTCTTTGGGATATTTATTATGGTCGTTTTAAagaaaatcgatcaggatggtctgacagtaaaactttaactgttCTGCttacggatatattttcaaattaacaaa harbors:
- the LOC128740574 gene encoding uncharacterized protein LOC128740574, which gives rise to MAINDVQQLKGNPFAAQLVKTLTDRLVKLKESQAFQMCLYIDPRLNFLNSKLFTNDEKQLIQVCWVTTWNRISKLKPSPLSSLMAESEANSSQVDDVITELFGGTLSKTDNDNESSFVQQLKALDAEPRQSHTSDIFQHWLKRRESHPELFEVAMVVLATPSNQVSVERAFSALALVLSPHRTGLGQDTLENILLIKLNRDIFQKIPSYEWMDLKE